From Arachis hypogaea cultivar Tifrunner chromosome 3, arahy.Tifrunner.gnm2.J5K5, whole genome shotgun sequence:
ACGACaaataaaaatagcaaaaacacttctctctcttctctctcattgtTTATTTATGATGAGTGTGTGAACGCGTCTGAAAGCTCAGTGTCTTGTAGCAGGTGATATTCTCTGAAAGCCCCCTTTTTTGTGGTCTATAAACTTAACACTCTGAACCCTCTGAGTgagtgtgaagaagaagaagaaggaaaaaagagaaaagggttGAGTCCTTTCACTTTGgtatatgcattctcattattAGCATTCTCCATTATTACTCTTTTGTTGGATGCTATGTCCTTTTGCAACACCGACACTACTCCTTCCTTCTCCTCCAAAGCTCTCACCTTCTCTCCATTCTCCATACTCACTCCCTCTCTGGTACGCATTCTCTCCTTCAAAATCTCAACTTGCCTCTTTTCTATGTTTCTATGCCTTCAAAAGAAAGGCAccgtttttttttcttattttttattgttgttagtATTAGTTAGTTTATTATTAGTAGTATTGTGGAAATGTTTTTATGGGCATGTGCAATTCTGTCCTTTGAGAATAATGAGGGCCTAGTAGTGTTGTgtaatatgattttgaactttgAAGAGTGTAATAGCTAGCTCTAGCTGTGGATCTTTGTCTCTTGCAGAGTTGTGGCAGGGGAATTTGATTTGGATCAAGACGGGTCCTTTTGCCTTATCTctgatttttctttatattttcaaCATTGTGATTTGCCTTGTTTGATTTATATGGACCACTTCTCTTACCACTTGGTTGTGGCTTTGTGATTTCACTTCCCTCCATACCATACTTAAACTTACCTATTCTCTTAGTGCAATTCATTTCTTTTACTCTTGCATCTGGCTTTTCTCTCATCTTAAGCTATGTTAAGTCCACTTCAGTCACGTGTTAtcatattatcatcatcaattcaaAGACCAAAGACTTATGTAGTGTATGCATCAATTCAGTGCAGATGGCTATAGTTGAGACATTATCTTTACTCCTTGGTTTCAACAGTTGTCAGGAAAAGGATTTTTATTggacatttattatgctttcttaGCTCATAGATTCTCTGTCTCAGGCATTATGCTTTCATGTTTTAGATCTACTTTAATGCCATGAATCTAAGTTGATGCTGTTATGACAAATGGCATTAATTATTGGTTTTGCTCTTGGTTCATGTTAGAGTTAGACACTCCTGATGTATTGTTCCCATTCTTAGCATGCAATAATTGAGTTAGCTTGATATATTTGTTACTATTAGAAGTTTGATTCTTCAAGTATAATACAGTTGTGATGCAGAGTGACAAGCTACATTTTTTTTCTCAACTGCTATCTCTTTCGAAGTGACGAAGGTGGTAGAGTGTTTAGGGGCTGGAGGTCAAGTAATTTTTGCAGCTGATGGATTGTTGTCAAATCTGAAGACAAATTTCAGAAACTATCTACTACAGCCATGAGTAGAAAGCTTTTTGACCAGTTGAAGTCAGAGGAGTCTCCATATCATCCTTGTCATGAAGTTATCAGAAATGAGGAAGACAGCACATGGAGTCACCTCAAGCATGGGAACCGTGGAAGGGAaagcgatgatgatgatgagctgGTTAAGTACATGTCGAATTTGCCAGGTTATCTGGAGAGGGGGAAGAAGAATAGGGAGAAAGTGTTGAATGTTGGCGTTCTTGATTGGACCCGTCTAGAACAATGGCAGTACAGCCATAAATATGTGTCTCATAAAAGTGGCAGCAGAACTTCTACATCTAGTAATGCATCCTCTTCTGTTTCGACAGATCGGTTATCTTGTTCTTCTAACAGAGGTAACAGTCATTGTGCTTCTGGTCAAAGAAAAAACAACCCTTCACTACAAGCTCATTTCATGGCATCTCCAATGCAAAGCCACTCTGAAGCCATCAAATCCTCTAGACAAAGTGTCGGAAAACGTCAGAATTTTACAGGTCGCCATGGCAATCCAGATGCACAGAGCAGATATGTTAACACAGATGGTTATCTTGCTTGGAACAAGCCTAGTAACAGACTGAAAGGTTGCGACAGGAAATACTTGGGTCAATTTGTTAGTAAAGAAAGTGACATCTTTCCGAATGATCGAATGTATGAGGCAGCATTGTGTGGGGGTAGGATGGGAGTAAGCATTCAAGATGGTGGATTGGAGAAAAGATCAGAAACTTTGAGAAGACCAAACATTGATGCTGTTGTACAAGGTGCACTCAGGAAAAGTGAGCCAGTTCCTCATTTTCCTAGAGAAGTTGCTCGAAAGAGTCATTGTGCTGTCCCTGATATGCATACATCCTTGTCTGAAAAGTTTAGTCGAATGAGCTTTTCAGAAAAGCCTAGGGAGTTTTACCACAAAGAATTTGATTATGATGTTCCGCACTCCTGTCCTTTACCAGATGAACTTAGCTATGACAATAATTCTCAGTATCAAGGATCAGGTTTCAGTTCGACAGATCTGGAAAGTATCAAAGTTCCTGCTTCAACTTTCTCATCACCCTTATCTACTTTCTCATCACCCATGTCGGTCAAGATGAGCATAAGTCCATCCAGAGTTAGTAAGACCGAAGAAAAGAAGCCAACCATAGGCTCCACTTCATCTGCAAATGAGCCTCACCAGGGATCAGACCCAAAAGTAATGCCTGAAAAGTCAAGAAGCTCTTCACCTTTTCGTCGATTAAGCCTCAACATTGGCCATACAAGCAAAGGTTCTACCTCTAAAGAGGCTGGGCACATGTCGCATTTGAGCTCCACACCAGCTCTTAAATCAAACATGCAAGATGTGAGGGGCTATGTTAGATCAAACACTTTAGGCGATGATAAAGCTTGTGATGCAGGCAGAAGAAAATCAAGCCCATTGAGGAGGTTACTGGATCCATTGCTGAAACCAAAGACAGCTAAAAGCCGTCCTTCGATGGATTTAGCTCAGAAGGATTCGGTATCAACGAACAAGAATTATATCTCGGTTAATGGGAATCTTTCCAGTCAAAAGGCAGACAAAGCATTAGACAGGGATTATAGCTCAGCTAATGCCATTGATTCCTCGAAGGACAAGCATCACGTCGCATCAGCAACTCAAGCTTTTCTTAGAATTGCTGTGAGGAATGGCATGCCTCTTTTCACATTTGGTGTGGACAACACTGACAGAAACATTCTTGCAGCGACAGTGAAGAACTTAAGCTCCTCAGGAGAAGATGAATGCAACTGTATCTACACTTTTTACACCTTTAGGGAGGCtaagaagaagaatggaagttGGATGATTCAAGCAGGAAAAAACAAAGGCTCTGACTACATTTCTCATGCTGTTGCCCAAATGAAGGTATCTGACAAACATGGAGACAATTTGGACTCCTATAACATGAAAGAGTTTGTTCTGGTTTCAGTGAAGTTAGTGCAGGGAGATGATCAAGTCACCGATTATCAGCCGAATGACGAGCTTGCTGCCATTGTTCTCAAAACACCTAAATCTatcagtttcatcaatgatgcaCATCAGGATCCTGTCCATGCAACAGTTTTGCTTCCAAGTGGGGTTCATAGTCTTCCTAGTAAAGGTGGGCCTTCGTCTTTGATCGAGCGCTGGAGATCCGGCGGATCATGTGACTGCGGTGGCTGGGATTTGGCCTGCCAACTTAAAATCCTTTCTAATGAAAATCAAGCCAGAAAAAAACCAAAATCATCCAAGGCT
This genomic window contains:
- the LOC112769079 gene encoding uncharacterized protein; this translates as MSRKLFDQLKSEESPYHPCHEVIRNEEDSTWSHLKHGNRGRESDDDDELVKYMSNLPGYLERGKKNREKVLNVGVLDWTRLEQWQYSHKYVSHKSGSRTSTSSNASSSVSTDRLSCSSNRGNSHCASGQRKNNPSLQAHFMASPMQSHSEAIKSSRQSVGKRQNFTGRHGNPDAQSRYVNTDGYLAWNKPSNRLKGCDRKYLGQFVSKESDIFPNDRMYEAALCGGRMGVSIQDGGLEKRSETLRRPNIDAVVQGALRKSEPVPHFPREVARKSHCAVPDMHTSLSEKFSRMSFSEKPREFYHKEFDYDVPHSCPLPDELSYDNNSQYQGSGFSSTDLESIKVPASTFSSPLSTFSSPMSVKMSISPSRVSKTEEKKPTIGSTSSANEPHQGSDPKVMPEKSRSSSPFRRLSLNIGHTSKGSTSKEAGHMSHLSSTPALKSNMQDVRGYVRSNTLGDDKACDAGRRKSSPLRRLLDPLLKPKTAKSRPSMDLAQKDSVSTNKNYISVNGNLSSQKADKALDRDYSSANAIDSSKDKHHVASATQAFLRIAVRNGMPLFTFGVDNTDRNILAATVKNLSSSGEDECNCIYTFYTFREAKKKNGSWMIQAGKNKGSDYISHAVAQMKVSDKHGDNLDSYNMKEFVLVSVKLVQGDDQVTDYQPNDELAAIVLKTPKSISFINDAHQDPVHATVLLPSGVHSLPSKGGPSSLIERWRSGGSCDCGGWDLACQLKILSNENQARKKPKSSKAYFADKLELFLQGNEQEHRSAFSLTPLKHGMYSVAFDSSLSLLQAFSICIALMKSKMPVPYELSGSRSSIEGKIPRETTLLVQNEELKAFGKLEDIPASYVSYPPHSPVGRV